The segment AGTTTGCAAGAAGTAGCAAATCTTACGGCACAAATCCTCAAAACTCGGCGATGTTCTATTATGTTACTAGCGGATGATGAAGATATTTCTCGCCTTGATTCTTCTTTAAGAGTGTTTATTCATTACGGTAATTTACCCCCATCTGCTTACCAGGAAATCACCCCACTGAATGAGGGAATAGCGGGTTATGTGGCGGCTACGGGAAAGGCTTTATTAATTGAAGATATTCAGCAATCTCAATTTGCCTCTGTAGCCCGTTTTTTGTATGATGATGATAATAAAAGTTTAATTTCTGCCCCAATTATTTTATCAAAGCGGGTGGTTGGGGTGATTAATGTGAGTAGTCCCCTGACTCGAAAGAGTTTTAATCAAGAAGATTTAAAATTAATGGAAACCTTTGCTTTGTTTGTGGGAAAATCTCTCCAAATTTCCCAATTACAAACGATCCTTCGCTCTAAATTTGTGGAATTAGCAGTGGTGAGGGACTTGGTAGAACAAGAGATCCCAGAAACTATGACCATTCATCCTAATCCTTCTAAGTTAGCAAAAATTGTGGCGAAATCTTTCTTTAAAGAGCTAACACAAGCTGGATTTACTGTCAATCAAATTATTTCTATTGCCACAGAAGTTCTTAATTTGTTACAAGAACATCTTGCCCGTCTGACTCGTCATAAAAAGCGATTGGAAAGGGATGAAATGGTAGGTGAAGATACAGATTGATTACCGTTCCTGTTCAACAATCCTGTTAATGTTGAGGTAGCCTTAGTGATTAAATGCTTAGCAATTTAGAGATGTTTCAAATCATCTATTCAGACGAGTTTCTTCAACATGATACGGGAAGCTTTCACCCTGAATGTCCAGAAAGACTTACCGCCATTGTCAATGCCTTAAAAAATGTATCTTGGGGCGATCGCCTACAATGGCAACTCCCTACTGCGATCGCTCAACGAGATCCGATCCCTTTTATTGAAAAAATCCATACCAGAGCTTATCTTGAACGGGTTAAATATTTAGCCGAGAAAGGGGGTGGTAGTTTAGATCCCGATACCCCTGTTTCTCCCCAAAGTTATGAGGTGGCCTTACTCGCAGTTAATGCTTGGTTAGATGGGATAGATACTGTCTTAAATACTAATCATCCGGCCTTTGTCTTGGCCCGTCCCCCTGGCCATCATGCCATCAAAGAGACAGGAATGGGATTTTGTCTGTTTTCTAATGGGGCGATCGCTGCTCATTATGCCCTAGAACAACCTTCAGTGAATCGGGTTGCCATTGTTGATTGGGACGTACATCATGGCAATGGAACAGAAGCCCTAGTCGAGAATAATCCTAACATTATCTATTGTTCCTTACATCAATTTCCCTGTTATCCAGGCACCGGAAAGGAAAGCGATCGCGGAAAATATCATAATGTGTTGAATATTCCCATGCAAGCAGGAAGTACCATCAAGGAATATAAAACGGCCTTTGAAACTCAAGTGATGCCGATGTTAGAAGCCTTTCAAGCGGATTTATTAATTGTTAGTGCGGGTTATGATGCAAATCAAGCTGATCCCTTAGCAGGTATTGACTTACAATCCTCTGATTATGGCATCTTTACCCAATATTTATTAACCCTTACCCCTCGGATTTTGTTTGGCTTAGAAGGGGGTTATAATTTGGATGCTTTGGCCCAATCCGTAATTGCTACCATTGAACCTTGTTTGACTTAAGATTATAGGGGCATAAAGTTTTATGCCCCTACATAAAGTAGCTTAAAAATGCCGTATTTTCAGTTTAATCTAAGCTTTGGTATTTTTTTTCTGAGCAAGTTTACGCTTAAACAAGCCACCAAAACCAACGGCAGCACCAGCACCCAAAATAGTCAGAGGTTCAGGCACAGGCTCTACAAAATAACCACCAGTCAGGGCATAGCTATCACCACCACCTGAACCAGTAAAGGAGAGTTCAATTTCTACTTTTCCGCAACCAGCGGTTCCGCAGTTTGCTAAACTGGGGGCGCTGTTGAAAGGCCCATAGCCATAAGATGCTGCCGCACCTAAACCTGAACCACTAGCGGTATCACCCCGCCCCAGAGTGGATATTAGGTTGTTGTTAATATCATAGAGCTTAATGAGAACTGTTGATGCTTGATTGTACGGTGTGATACTTACACCATTACCAGCTAGATCTGTCATACCTCCTGATAGAGAACCAGAGAAATTAACCAATCCTGTGATAGTCGGCTCAAAGGAAGAAAAAGTAAATGTTTGGGTGAAGTTACTTGGGCCCCCAAAATCTCTAAAACTAGCATCAAAAGAACCACTGGGATCTAAAACTGCATACAGAGAATTGTATTGTACATAGTCAAACATAGCACTGGTTGGAGCGGGTCCTTGAACAACTTGCTGACCTACTGGAGCTTCAAAGTTGACATAGAATGGCCCCAGAATGTCGTAGTAAACATCTGAACCATCTACTTCGAGAGCGTATAGGTTGTAGTCGAAACCTACTGTCACTCCGTCTCTTGTGACACTACCCGACTGCATGATGCTGGTGGGCTTACCTGCGGGGAGTTCTCCTTGGGTTAATTGTGCCTGTGCTGCGTTTCCAGCCAGTAATGTAGCTGCAATCGAGCTATATATGATCGCTTTGGTGTTTATCATCGAGTTAACCCTATCTTTGATCAGTAATATGTTTTGCGATGTGGTTTCATCAAGCCGAATTTGCAAAATTGCCACACACCAAAGATTATATTGATAGGGTGTATAACTTCATGTACAACTTAGCGTTAATTTTGTATAACTTTGTCATATTAAGTCCAAAAAATGCAGGAATGGGATTTTATCTGTTTTGATGAGCAGCGATCGCTGCTCATCAAAAGACGGTAGGGGCATAAAATATTATGCCCCTACCTCACACCTAGTCCAAATCTGCTATATTTTCAGTTAAAACTAAGCTTTAGTATTTTTTTTCTGGGCAAGTTTGCGCTTAAACAAGCCACCAAAACCAACGGCAGCACTAGCACCCAAAATGGTTAGAGGTTCTGGAACTGGTTGCATACTTGTAGAAACTAATTTACCTTGAAGAATAGCACTATTAGCAACACCTTCTAGGGTAAGAAAGTCACTAACAACTGTACCATTGCTTAGGAAACCAGTAATGACAAGGTTATAATCGTCTCCACCAATATTGATGGTTTGCTCGGATGCACCATTATTGAGGAAGGAAACCAAATCAGGACAAGGTTGAACGCCACCAGCAGCACAGGGAACACCATTATTAGGTGTTTCAAAATGAGAAAAGTCAAAGGAAAAAGTCTCTGTTTGAACATTCGCGGGGATGTATAAGTTCATGTATAATTTAGCGTCAATTTTGTATAATTTAGCGTTACTTTTTTTAAGATTTCATGATAATAATTAGGTGTTGGGTGGGTTAGACGGTTAAAAGCTAGGTTGTAACAGAAATCTCAAAATCCGTCCTAACCCACCATTTTAGGCAACTAAATAATTTTGGCGGTGCGTAGACCAAAATACAAACCTAGGGCGATCCCTGTAAAAGCGATTAAATATCCTGCAAAGGCAGCGACAACAAATCCAGACATTTTGGTTAATACTCCTAATCAGGTTGATTCTTTGCTATTGTACTTCTGATCAGACCCCATAATCTAAACCTATGTCTGCTGTTATTCCGGTTATTTTACCCCACACCCGTTACGAGATTGCGATCGCGGCTGGATCTCTCCCCCATTTAGGAGATCGTCTCGCGTCTTTGAATTTGGGGCAAAAAATTCTCATTGTTTCTAATCCCGATATTTTTGCTCATTATGGGGAAGTCGTGGCAAATTCTCTGAAAACAGCAGGGTTTGAGGTGTTTACCCATTTCATTGCCGCGGGAGAAACTTACAAAACCCTAGACAGTATTGCCCAGGTTTATGATACTGCCCTCAAACATCGTTTAGAAAGGTCTTCAACTCTCTTAGCCCTTGGTGGGGGAGTCATTGGCGATATGACAGGATTTGCCGCAGCTACCTGGTTACGAGGGGTAAATTTTGTCCAGGTTCCCACCTCTTTATTAGCAATGGTAGATGCTTCCATTGGGGGCAAAACGGGGGTTAATCATCCCCAAGGAAAAAACTTAATTGGGGCTTTTTATCAACCCCGTTTAGTGTTTATTGATCCCCTTGTTTTAAAGACATTACCTGTGCGAGAATTTCGGGCAGGAATGGCAGAAGTCATCAAGTATGGGGTAATCTGGGATCGAGATTTATTTCGGCAATTAGAACAAGCTGAAACCTTAGATAATTTAGAGAATTTTAGTCAAGAATTACTGCAAATTATTATTACCCGTTCTTGTCAGGCTAAGGTTGATGTGGTCAGTCAAGACGAAAAAGAAGGGGGATTAAGAGCCATTTTAAATTATGGCCATACCATTGGTCATGCCATTGAAAGTTTAACCGGATATGGCACGATTAATCATGGGGAAGGGGTGGCTATGGGCATGATGGCTGCGGGAAAAATTGCGGTAAACTTGGGAATGTGGACAGAAAAAGAAGCAGAATTTCAAGGACAATTAATCCAAAAAACAGCTTTACCTGTTACCATTCCAGGGACGTTAAATACGGCAGAAGTCTTAGAAAGTTTACAGTTAGATAAGAAGGTAAAATCAGGCAAAGTTCGTTTTATTTTACCCACAGAAATTGGCAAGGTTGTGATTAGCGATCGCGTTTCTTCCGAGATAATTGAGAGGGTACTTGAAGAACTCAAAAATTAATCACACTCAGTAGCTGCAGGGCCATAATTTGTCGGATCAGCTTCATAGCTAGGGGCAAAAACCCTTATACCAGCTTCTTGACAACAATCACGGATATTTTCGTGTAATTTTGACCTGGCTTCTTCAAATTCCTTGAGGGTTTTTCCTTTGAAATATTCCCAATTAATATAGACACTTAATTGATAAGTAACATAGACTTCATTGAGAGATTCTTGAACCACAAAAGGCGTGGGAGACTCAGATACACCATCTGTTTGCACAGCAGCTTTCATGAGAGCATGATAAGCTTGTTGCCAAGGAATTTCATAGCCTAAATAAACGGGAGTTCGGACAATTAAAGGCAGATTTAATTCTTTTGAAGAGAAACTCCAATTAGAAATAGAAGTCGTAATAATTTCCGAATTGGGAATACTAATCACCACATTAGTTGCCGTAAGAAGTCGAGTAACTAACAGGGTAGTTTCTAGCACTTTTCCAGAAATTTCACCAATTGTAATGTAATCTCCTACCCGAAAAGCACGAGTATAAATCAGAATCGTCCCTGATACCACATTAGCAATGACTGAAGTCGATCCCAAGGAAAAAAGCAAGCCTAAAAATACAGAAATTCCTTGAAAAGCCGGAGAATTAAACCCAGGCAATAAAGGAATTACAATAACAGCAGCTAGGACAAAAATT is part of the Crocosphaera sp. UHCC 0190 genome and harbors:
- a CDS encoding GAF domain-containing protein — protein: MQMNYDPNFIFRLVGISNLLEEPNNFEDSLQEVANLTAQILKTRRCSIMLLADDEDISRLDSSLRVFIHYGNLPPSAYQEITPLNEGIAGYVAATGKALLIEDIQQSQFASVARFLYDDDNKSLISAPIILSKRVVGVINVSSPLTRKSFNQEDLKLMETFALFVGKSLQISQLQTILRSKFVELAVVRDLVEQEIPETMTIHPNPSKLAKIVAKSFFKELTQAGFTVNQIISIATEVLNLLQEHLARLTRHKKRLERDEMVGEDTD
- a CDS encoding histone deacetylase, whose protein sequence is MFQIIYSDEFLQHDTGSFHPECPERLTAIVNALKNVSWGDRLQWQLPTAIAQRDPIPFIEKIHTRAYLERVKYLAEKGGGSLDPDTPVSPQSYEVALLAVNAWLDGIDTVLNTNHPAFVLARPPGHHAIKETGMGFCLFSNGAIAAHYALEQPSVNRVAIVDWDVHHGNGTEALVENNPNIIYCSLHQFPCYPGTGKESDRGKYHNVLNIPMQAGSTIKEYKTAFETQVMPMLEAFQADLLIVSAGYDANQADPLAGIDLQSSDYGIFTQYLLTLTPRILFGLEGGYNLDALAQSVIATIEPCLT
- a CDS encoding PEP-CTERM sorting domain-containing protein; this encodes MAILQIRLDETTSQNILLIKDRVNSMINTKAIIYSSIAATLLAGNAAQAQLTQGELPAGKPTSIMQSGSVTRDGVTVGFDYNLYALEVDGSDVYYDILGPFYVNFEAPVGQQVVQGPAPTSAMFDYVQYNSLYAVLDPSGSFDASFRDFGGPSNFTQTFTFSSFEPTITGLVNFSGSLSGGMTDLAGNGVSITPYNQASTVLIKLYDINNNLISTLGRGDTASGSGLGAAASYGYGPFNSAPSLANCGTAGCGKVEIELSFTGSGGGDSYALTGGYFVEPVPEPLTILGAGAAVGFGGLFKRKLAQKKNTKA
- a CDS encoding PEP-CTERM sorting domain-containing protein, which codes for MDAKLYMNLYIPANVQTETFSFDFSHFETPNNGVPCAAGGVQPCPDLVSFLNNGASEQTINIGGDDYNLVITGFLSNGTVVSDFLTLEGVANSAILQGKLVSTSMQPVPEPLTILGASAAVGFGGLFKRKLAQKKNTKA
- the petL gene encoding cytochrome b6-f complex subunit PetL, with amino-acid sequence MSGFVVAAFAGYLIAFTGIALGLYFGLRTAKII
- the aroB gene encoding 3-dehydroquinate synthase, which produces MSAVIPVILPHTRYEIAIAAGSLPHLGDRLASLNLGQKILIVSNPDIFAHYGEVVANSLKTAGFEVFTHFIAAGETYKTLDSIAQVYDTALKHRLERSSTLLALGGGVIGDMTGFAAATWLRGVNFVQVPTSLLAMVDASIGGKTGVNHPQGKNLIGAFYQPRLVFIDPLVLKTLPVREFRAGMAEVIKYGVIWDRDLFRQLEQAETLDNLENFSQELLQIIITRSCQAKVDVVSQDEKEGGLRAILNYGHTIGHAIESLTGYGTINHGEGVAMGMMAAGKIAVNLGMWTEKEAEFQGQLIQKTALPVTIPGTLNTAEVLESLQLDKKVKSGKVRFILPTEIGKVVISDRVSSEIIERVLEELKN